Genomic window (Kwoniella botswanensis chromosome 1, complete sequence):
CGGTACCTGCCTCTTACTCACTATAACATGTATAAAGTGTAATTCGCTATTTACAGCTGCAGATCAACGAAGGAAAGGTAAAGTAGATAATGTTataatggaagatatgaaaTGGGCTGAAGGGAGGGAAGTCATTGAGAGAAAGATCATTTGGGAGACTGGAACTGATTCGATAAAGTCGAAAAAGGGAGGAGTCGGAGGGGCGAGGAGGAGTGttttgggtttgggtttgggaaAAGGGAGAAGTAGTGGATtgagaaagtgatgatggagatgaatgGACAGTCAAACCGAGCGATGTGGTCAAAGAAATTCTATAGATTCATATGTAGAGTatattgtattgtattgtattgaaTTGTATTTTGAGATATGTGAGATGTTTATTTACTCGATTCAAGAAGAAAATAACTTAATCGTTTTGTGATATAACCAAAATTCGGAGTGTAAAAGTAAATGTCTAAAAATTTTTCACCACAAGCTATCAGCAGCACCATGTATCCTATGCACCGTCTTCGAAATCCACATTCTCATCCACGTCTTCCAAAAAAAGGTTCTTTCAGCTCTACCGTCCGTGTCCCCAATAACCtaatcatccatccatcatctatctTCCGCCACACCACTTCTCACTAATCAACCTCCGTTTAGGCTTATTTACCACCGGTAGTCTTAAAGATGACCAAACCACCAAGAGAGATGCTAAAAATCAAATTATGTCAGTAACATTCTTACACTCTACCGATAGGCAAAGGCAGAGTCACTCACGAGTAACCGAATACTTGGATAGCAGCGATGGGGGAACCAAAAGCAATGACTGAACCAGTGATGAGGAGCTGTCGTGGAAATGCCAATCAGTATCGAGTATACACCTAAATGCATTTGCACTGCACTGTCAACTCACGATATCCTTAAGCACACCAGCAAGAGTGAGGATAAGACCGGATCCAACTGAGATAAGGAAGACAGCCGCGACCTATACACATATAGCCGATAGGAATTAGCGTGCAAAACATCATGTAGAAACGAAGTTGGGTTTGTTTTACTCACGTTAAGAGCGAAAGCCACACCGGCGTTGGTGAAAAGTACCAACAATCCAACTCTATGAAGAGCATAGAATGGTTCCAACCCTTCGAAGAATGGGATCAAGATCGCATTGATGACTGCGCAGACTGGGGCGTAGTAGTGTAATGAAACGATCgggtccatcttcattccatGTAAGAGGATTTGAATCATGACTAATCGGGATGCCTCGAAGGCGATAGCAGCGCATTGACAGATGAATCCGAATAGTTCGAAGTGAACTTCACCGTAGGCGGCTGCGAAATGACAACATAGATGATTAGCTGAAGAGCAACGGTTAATGTGCCTATTAGTCAGGGGACCTACCGAGAGCACAACCGGTTGAGATCATCTATATAGAATATGATGTAAAATCAGTATATGCGAGTTAGACTTAACACGATCGTTGCTAGTTGTTTAACTCACCAAGACAATAGCCATCAATCTCTTGTTGGGTTCTTGGATTCTGAACGCGAAAGAAATGAGTAAGATGGCAACGGGCACGAAAGCCTGGATGATCACTATAAGCTTCGCACCTTGTCGATGTCTGTCGCAGAGCTCACCTTTAACATCTGGATGAAAGATACACTCAAAGAGAGATAAGCGTAGTTTGAGAGAATCAAACTTCCAGAGAACAGAGCTCCGATAGGAAGGATGGATCTAACCCATCTGTCTCGCTAAATGAGTATCAacgatatatcagctggGGTTCAACTCGTCACAAAATGAGCTGAAAGACAGAACTAACggtcatatcgatatctttaGCACCGTCAACCAAAGTGGTAGTTCTTTGTAAGATCCTAGTTGAGATGGCCTATAAAATCCCGAGAAATCAGCATCCCATCTACATTAGCATATAGTGATTGATTGTTCCCGTATAAGACATGATAGGGTCTGCGTGGTTGATATTCCTGTATACGACTGGAAAGACGAACTCACAGAAAAGATTAAATGCCAAGTAGTCAAGAACACGGGATAAGGGAAATTGAGACCATCGAATCTGTCGAAGATGTACTCTATCACAATAATACATATTCAGTTTCTTTTTGTAGTGAGCAGACAGagtgatcactcactgttGTACAAGATGACAGAGATGGAACATGCCATCCAGATTGGGATGACTGTAGCCATAGACATTCACATCAGTAAGACATCCTGCGTTTCTTGGTATTGCCCCAAGCAAAGGGGATTGCACATACTGATAATAGCTGGGATGGTGATCTTCTTAGGTTGGTTTGAAGGGGCTCTAGGCTCGGCAATCCTATGTACCGATACCATGTCAGTgcaagttgttcaagatcaagatcaagatgattgGCACCCACTTTACTTCGATATGTTCACCATGGGTAAGATCCCTCTCTACGTCTGATGCTCTCGGCATGGCCTGTACGTCCTTTTTGATATCAGCGGGATGTTCTCCATAATTCGTGTAAAATTTTGGTCAAGGAGTCGCATCACGGCGATGCTAGCCAGAACTCACATTGAGAGGGATGGAAGCCTCGACATCTTTGTTATTTTGActcatcttttctttcgtTGGCTTATCTTCGCGCGTTGGAGAGTGTCAAGTGTTCAGGTTCAGGCAGACTTGAGCTGAGACGTGTCCGTGTGAGAAGAGAACggataaggtgagttgatgatgtttgcGATATCTACCTAGATGATAACACTCGTATTACCAAATAGATAaaggtgaaggggaaggtgatgatgattttttATATATGTAGAAAGGGGAGCCGAATAacttgtatgtatgtatggtgtACTGTGCACTTGACTGACAAACGCGTTAAACTTGCTGCTACTGTGGAATCTCAGGGTAATTATAAGTAAGAGAGTATCAAATCTTAACATGATATGCCTTTTCACTCGACACGTTGCTTGCTACTCGAGTATGAGCTAAAACCCATCTACCACAGAACAATGCCACATCATTGCTCATATGGGCACCTTCATCTCGATGATATTTTCGAGATTTCATCGATTTATCGATtgaatatactcactctaCTTGCCTATAATCCCATCTGCATTCCTACCTATAAGCGCACCCGTATACACCTCcatcatgtcatcagcagcttcatcctctttacGGAGACTACCACTCAGAGAAGCCGTCAGTACTTTGCGAACCAGCACGGATAACTTGGTACTTTCCAATGATGTCAGGAATGTCACTTTGAGGTTTGTAGCTAAGAATTCAGAGGCTGGACCTAGGTGAGTGAAACGTCTCGTTTCTAAAAGCatttctcttcaccttcatcctaATCAGATACTTCGTGCTGCAATCCAAGGACCGACCAAGTCATTTGGTCGTATTTAGCTAACTGGATGCCTTTGACTTATACAGACAATTCATACGAACTCATCTCCCGCGATTATCATACTCCAACCCCAATCTGAGCATAAACGTCCATCGTATACCTGATCCACGAGCGAAGCATAAAAAccccaactcacctgataaaGGTGCAGTGTGGGAGAATGGGATCATGCCTAAACcagagatgaagattgatTTTGGTGAGTACCGAATTCCTGCAAAagcaaaaaaaaaagaggaaaggaCGGAGGAGACAACCCAATGCTTAAGAAGCTCGTCAAATTGAAAATTGATCGgaaccaaatcatcattatctgGACAGAAATTCTTGCTGACATTTGTTGCGGTCGATTCAGACGGTACACCATCCCAGACACTTCCATTATCCCATTTAGACGGAGATAAGATCCTTGCCCAGTTGATCTCTGtagcaggtgaagaaaggCTGAAATCGCTAGAGGGTCCAAGTAGTCTACCTAATCAGGAGAATATATAGACTAGGAACGACAACTGTGTATGTATAATATATGACAAGCAGTCAAAAGAGCACTTGACTACTCAGTGCGCCTGCAGTCAGCCGGTGAAATGGGACGACGTATCAAGCTCAGTACAATTTGTTATCCTGATTGTCATCATTCTCGAACATTTGACATATGAATAATATACATGGCATCTTCATGTCTACATCGTGATATCATATATAATGTACAATCTTCAATCTAATCGTCTCCCATTTATCCATGCCACTTTGATCCTTCTACATCGACCCAGTCTCCCAAGTGCATCACGAGTCTAATATGACTCAGTCCTCATGatcacttctccttccaaCATCTATTCTTTACCTCTCTCCTATGTTATTAACTAataatcatcctcatcctcttcataaTCATCGAATATCCCTCTCCCATTCTCACCCGTCCCACCCGTCCCTGTgaaatctctcttccacGTACCGATATTCGGCAAACTATTGGGGTTgggtgcaggtgcaggtggttgTTGAGCCATGTACAATTCTTGTTGTCCACCATGGCCAttaccatctttatctttcttcgttctCCTTTTCACCGGACCAACACCTCCTCCGAGAGGATCAGTTGGATTAGGATTGGGGTTGGAAACTTTACGAGGTTTGGATGGACCTGCTTTAGGTTCTGCGACGATGGGATCGGGTATGGCTTCGACTATTTCACGGAGGAAATCGAATGTAGGATTGGAGTTGATCATGTGTTTTCTAAATAAAAATGAGCATATTGATGAATTAGTATATATTTCGTTTGCGACAAAATAAATCCAATGATCTGGCATCAAGTGAACTTCAAGAAGAATATTTTCCTATTTGCCGGTCATACATGGATAAATATCGACTCACAGATGATAAGCtgtcatcttctttgatCCCCTCGATCTAGTCTCTTTACAAGTCTCATCTATGAGCTGCTGCATGAAACACTCCAACGATTTGGCTATGATTCgacagatcatcagctatcagTCCATATAAGGGTCAACCGGACTACGAAAGCTGACTGTAAGTGTACTTACAAATCATGACTGGAGTTGCAGAAGCGAGTTTACCCACTTCCTCGTCCAGTTGCATTATACGTTTTATACGAGCCTACCGCGAAGATTAGAAATGAATGCTAAGCTATATCTCGATCTCGACATTGCGAATGAGAAAGCTTACGACTGGGAACTGGAGTGGAATACATCATCAGCGATTATCCTTGAATTGatgaggagagaagggaaggcACTCACTCTACTCTGTTTTGATTTCTTAGAACGAAGAGGTGGCATCTTATCTTGTGTTATCTCTATTTTATACTCGTGTTCGATCTTATTCCTCGAgtggatatatatatatatatatatatatatatatactgctAATGTTCAGAAGTAAAACCTTGACAGTGAGCTGTTAGGATTATATCTTGTCAACAAGGACTCAGACACATGACATCGAGCACGCGATTCGGTTATGCCACATTCGGTCATTTCGGGTTTTGTTTCATGGTGTGTTGGAGACCCCACGAATCCATTACCGCTTGTTGCCAGGTTCAGATTCACAATTCGGTTACAACTACGAGTAAGACTTACCAGTACTGGGGAGTGAGTGTGGAATGTTTCGTCATAAATCATTAATACGAAAGAGTATCTGGTCATTCTCTTACATTCCAATCcattcatcttatcttcaaGATACTCAAGTTCGCTCTTCACTCACCCAAAAGacagatatatacaacaGTCAGAATGGTAGCTAACAGGAAATTCTTCGTTGGGTGAGTTGGCCTGGTTTCCCTCCGGTCTCTCAACCCACAACAATGCAAATGTGCGAAGAACCTCATGGGGAACATCACTAACGCTGGTGTATACTCCACGCAGAGGTAACTTCAAGATGAACGGTACTCTCAGTGAGGTTGAGACTATCGTTTCTAGAATTAACGAAGCCAACTTTGATGGATCCACCGGTAAGTCGTCGTTGTTCTGGTGTTTCTCCTTTGTATTCTATATAGGGAGCGGTTCATTCGTTTCCCTTTAACGGGTTAcaatcatccacctctatGAGCTTTATGGCTGAAATGGTTTATTGCCACGTATTGCAGAGCTCGTCGTTGCTCCTCCAGCTCTATACCTCCtcaaaatcaaagaagaGCTCAAACCCCCCGCTGAAGTATCAGCTCAAAACTCATACACTGAGAAATCAGGTGCTTTCACCGGTGAGATCTCACCCAACCAACTTAAGGATGCCAATGTCCATTGGGTTATCCTCGGTCATTCCGAGAGAAGAAGTCTGTTTGGTGATACCGATAAGCTCGTGgctgataaggtgagttggtgGGTTATGAATGACTATGCAAAGATTAGGAGGGGGGTTAGGAAGACTCGTCATGATGTGTGATATCTGGAGATCCACAGACAGAGGGATACAATTGGAATGAGAGACATCTACATCCCTTTCTCGATATCTCTTGTTTATTTCGGACATACTGaccttttccctcttcaccaGACCAAAGCCGCCATCGAAGCCGGATTAAGCGTCATCGCATGTATCGGTGAATCCCTCGAAGAGAGAGAATCAGGTAAAACCCAATCAGTAGTTGAGAGACAACTCGAAGCTATCGCCAAGGAGATCTCCGAATCTgaatggaagtgagtgaacctCGTCTTCCAAAATAGAATCTCACATTAGATTGACTGACATAATGTCCTTTTTCCGCAGAAACATCGTCATTGCTTGTAAGTTAGCTCTTGAGACCTTGCCTTCGTCTGAAGGATCAAGTACGTAGCTGATAGGAATGATCTTGGGTAGATGAACCTGTATGGGCCATCGGTACAGGTAAAGTAGCCACCAAAGAGCAAGCTCAAGAGACCCACGAGCAAATCAGACAATGGCTCGCTAAGAGAATCTCTCAATCTGTTGCCGATAACACCCGAATCATCTACGGTGGAAGTGTTAATGGAAAGAACTGTTCCGATCTCTGtgagtgaagttgaagatgaccGAAGGGGGTGTTGAAGTATATGACTAACACTTGTGTGTTTCACATCAATTATAGCCAACGCCCCTGACATTGATGGTTTCCTTGTTGGTGGTGCTTCTCTCAAACCTGAGTTCATCGATATTGTTAACAGTCAAAAGGCATAAGAATGGGTGTTACTACAAGGATAGAGATCAAggcggaagaaggaatatatACAAATATGCAGTAAATGCATCGATATGCTACATGGATTGATGTGGAAATTACACTCTACACATGACAATTCTATACATTTACAGGCCGATTCGTGTCGTTCTGCAACTGCATACCATGATTGACCAAATTCATTTTCAATGCGCAAAGCTCTTCTCGTCATTTCCAGAACATAGGATGATTGATGTAATATGATGTATGCATAGTGAAGTACTAAGAACTACCAAGTCCATCCACTAACCACTTTCCTCCTTAttttcccatcctctcttaCCACACCTGCACTTCTAACTTTTCTCAAATCTTTGATAAACTTATCTTGCAATTTCTCTTCGTGGGTTTTACCTTCTCTAAGGACAACGTGGAtttt
Coding sequences:
- a CDS encoding triose-phosphate isomerase, which gives rise to MVANRKFFVGGNFKMNGTLSEVETIVSRINEANFDGSTELVVAPPALYLLKIKEELKPPAEVSAQNSYTEKSGAFTGEISPNQLKDANVHWVILGHSERRSLFGDTDKLVADKTKAAIEAGLSVIACIGESLEERESGKTQSVVERQLEAIAKEISESEWKNIVIAYEPVWAIGTGKVATKEQAQETHEQIRQWLAKRISQSVADNTRIIYGGSVNGKNCSDLSNAPDIDGFLVGGASLKPEFIDIVNSQKA